In Blastocatellia bacterium, the genomic stretch TCGGTGATGGCGATGTCGGCCGTTGGCGAAAGAAAGATCGTGATCGCCGTCGCCCGACCATCGTCAGAAAGGAGATTGCGTCGCAGCAACCGATGGCCGAGCGCCCGCCGGCGGATGGTGCGAAGTTCGGCGGGGGAGGGATTCGGCGGGAGCAGAGTTTTCACCTCAAGGGCGCCGCCGACGCTCTCAATGGTGGGGATGTTGGTGAGGCTGATGACGCGCTCGACCCCGTTGAACTGTTCGAGCCTCCGGGTCAGCTCCCGCAGCCGCATCAAAAAATCGGGAGAGAACACGTCGCGGGTGTGAAGACCAATGACCAGCAGCCGATCGCTGCCGAAAATTCGCTGCGCCTGAGCATAGAGACGACGGGCCTCGTGACTTTCGGCAATGAGCGTATCGGGCGAGCTGTCAAACTGCATGCCCTGGCGAGCGAGTTGAACGAGTGAAAGAAGGGCCAGGCCCAGCACCAGAGCGATCACCGCCCGGGGTCGAGCGAGGGTTCTCGCAAGAAGAGGGCTCACGACCTCATCCTTACCGTTTGGCGGGACCGTCCCGTCAGGGGGCGTGGCCGAGCGAATGAACGGCCACGGCCTCGACGGTTGGTGCTCCACGCCGTGATGAATGTTGGACCGACCGCGTCACCCTCACGTATTGGCCGGTTTTTCCGTGAGCGTGAGCGTCAGTGTGAGTCGCTGGCGCCCACGGTAGATCACGGCCGGGATAGTGTCGCCGGGACGATGGCGATTCATCACCCGGTTAATATCGTCCAGAGTCGTGATCCTCACGCCATCAAGCTCGTAGATGATGTCGCCGCCAAGGTAATAGATGCCGCGTCCAATGCGCACCGGCTGGCGTCCGCCACGAATGCCGGCTCGATCGGCCGCCTCTCCGGAGATGACCTCTGACACCATGACGCCGGATCGAACCGGCAGGTCCAGTTCCTCGGCCAGACGCGACACCGGATAGGGCAGGGCAATGATTCCCAGCCAGGGGCGAGTCGCTCGACCCCGGGCAATCAAATCGGGCACAATGCGCTTGGCCAGATTGACCGGGATGGCAAAGCCAATCCCCACGCTGCCCTCCGAGGGCGTGAGGATTTGACTGTTGACGCCGATCATTTCACCCTGGGAGTTGAGTAACGGGCCGCCGGAATTACCGGGGTTGATCGAGGCGTCGGTTTGAATGGCTCCCTCGATGAGTCGGCCATTGCGGGCGCGAATGGGGCGTCCGAGGGCACTGATGATGCCGCGTGTGAGCGTCTGACCGATGCCGAAGGGATTACCGATGGCCAGAACCTTCTGCCCCACCATCAACCGATCGGAATCACCCATCTTCACGACGGTGAGTTTCTCTCGCGGCGCGTCAATCTTAATGACCGCCAGGTCGGTATCCGGATCGGTCCCCACCACGCGAGCGCGATATTCGCTGCCGTCGGCCAGCGTGACAAACAACCGCTCGGCCCGCTCGACAACGTGATAGTTGGTCAGAATGTGACCCTGCGTGTCAATGATCGAGCCCGACCCGCCACCTTCTTCGGGATAGACGGCGAAGAAGTCCTGAACCATCGTGATCGTGCGGATGTTAACCACTCCCGGCGAGGCACGGCGATAGACCTCGATATTGTTCCGCTCATCCTCGATCAGCGCTGCTGCTGAAGAACTCGCCGGTTGCTCCCGCTCCGGCGATTCAAAGGTGATGGCGGGCTTATCCAGCCAGCGGTAGTAGCCGATGACCAACCCCGCCGCCAGAAATGCCGAGAGAAAGCTGATGAGCACCAGATGTTTGAACGAAAGACGATACATAAATCCTCCACCGCCTGTGATGTGCGAGTGTGGCGCAGGCCTTCAAGCCTGCGCTCTCCCGCAGACTGGAAAGTCCGCGCCACTTGTGGCGCGGGCTTTCGAGCCTGCCGTTTTCATCAGATTTTTCCCAGCTCATTATACGTCTCCGGTCGGCGGTCGCCAAAGAACTTCCAGACGTGACGCACTTCACGGGTCATGTCAAGGTCAAGTTCCGCCATCGGCGGTT encodes the following:
- a CDS encoding trypsin-like peptidase domain-containing protein, producing MYRLSFKHLVLISFLSAFLAAGLVIGYYRWLDKPAITFESPEREQPASSSAAALIEDERNNIEVYRRASPGVVNIRTITMVQDFFAVYPEEGGGSGSIIDTQGHILTNYHVVERAERLFVTLADGSEYRARVVGTDPDTDLAVIKIDAPREKLTVVKMGDSDRLMVGQKVLAIGNPFGIGQTLTRGIISALGRPIRARNGRLIEGAIQTDASINPGNSGGPLLNSQGEMIGVNSQILTPSEGSVGIGFAIPVNLAKRIVPDLIARGRATRPWLGIIALPYPVSRLAEELDLPVRSGVMVSEVISGEAADRAGIRGGRQPVRIGRGIYYLGGDIIYELDGVRITTLDDINRVMNRHRPGDTIPAVIYRGRQRLTLTLTLTEKPANT